From a region of the Cucumis sativus cultivar 9930 chromosome 6, Cucumber_9930_V3, whole genome shotgun sequence genome:
- the LOC101212490 gene encoding thioredoxin-like protein CITRX, chloroplastic has protein sequence MAVLQPQKTLQVTSNLFPICNFTSIRPSISIPFSSSKTHHQSPLLSSSSRPFSLSPTPRRILCEPPKGKYIHDDYLVKKMTAAEVQELVKGERNVPLIIDFYATWCGPCILMAQELEMLAVEYENNAMIIKVDTDDEYEFSRDMQVRGLPTLFFISPDPNKEAIRTEGLIPIQMMRDIIDREM, from the exons ATGGCTGTTTTACAACCCCAAAAAACCCTTCAAGTCACCTCTAATCTCTTCCCCATATGTAATTTTACCTCCATTCGACCTTCCATTTCAATTCCTTTCTCATCCTCAAAGACCCATCATCAAAGTCcgcttctttcttcttccagcAGACCCTTCTCACTCTCACCCACTCCAAGAAGGATTTTGTGCGAACCCCCTAAAGGAAAGTACATCCATGACGATTATCTTGTG AAGAAGATGACAGCTGCCGAAGTGCAGGAGTTGGTGAAGGGGGAAAGAAATGTGCCGCTTATAATCGATTTCTATGCAACATGGTGTGGACCCTGCATTCTAATGGCTCAAGAACTTGAAATG CTCGCTGTAGAGTATGAGAACAATGCAATGATCATTAAGGTTGATACAGATGATGAGTATGAATTTTCACGAGATATGCAG GTAAGAGGACTGCCTACACTTTTCTTCATTAGCCCGGATCCAAATAAAGAAGCCATCCGCACTGAAGGTCTCATTCCAATTCAGATGATGCGAGATATCATTGATAGAGAAATGTGA